One Vallitalea pronyensis genomic region harbors:
- a CDS encoding collagen-like domain-containing protein: MKDKKTCSSNNHGGKHYQTPCCKHVSKKCDKYIDVDDLYLNDILFKCREVEDENGCLICEPVKLCIKGQKGKRGPTGPTGPKGPRGKKGPKGSRGPKGDTGETGEKGDTGATGDTGPTGPKGDTGPRGPRGPKGNTGDTGPMGSKGDTGDTGPRGPVGPKGDTGDTGPRGPVGPKGDTGDTGPRGPVGPKGDTGDTGPRGPRGPKGDTGDTGPRGPKGDTGDTGPMGPKGDTGDTGPRGPRGPRGAKGDTGDTGPIGPVGPKGDTGDTGPRGPRGPRGQKGDTGDTGPPGAGSCVCCIKPWDMFIDNLIHLGICTVDFSTTTQAQQSDQSPLGPVINHIADIGDFIVPISQLVGFKFTVDATVISDDDINNGLTPPPCPPISGECSCNEAPLREKLMELQPLTGVNINTLGNGAFANIQNLTITGVGLGIVVVKPPAVCNLQDYYTLSICHIADVEILNLLM; this comes from the coding sequence GTGAAGGATAAGAAGACTTGTTCGAGTAATAATCATGGTGGAAAGCATTATCAGACACCATGCTGTAAACATGTAAGTAAAAAATGTGATAAATATATTGATGTGGATGATTTGTATTTAAATGATATATTATTTAAATGTCGAGAAGTAGAAGATGAAAATGGATGTTTGATATGCGAGCCGGTTAAACTATGCATTAAGGGGCAAAAAGGCAAACGAGGACCAACAGGGCCAACAGGGCCAAAGGGACCAAGAGGGAAAAAAGGGCCAAAAGGATCAAGGGGACCTAAAGGAGATACAGGCGAAACGGGTGAAAAAGGTGATACAGGAGCAACAGGTGATACGGGACCGACAGGACCAAAAGGCGATACAGGACCAAGAGGACCAAGGGGACCGAAAGGTAATACAGGCGATACAGGACCAATGGGATCAAAAGGTGACACAGGTGATACAGGGCCAAGGGGTCCAGTTGGACCAAAAGGTGACACAGGTGATACAGGGCCAAGAGGTCCAGTTGGACCAAAAGGTGACACAGGTGATACAGGGCCAAGAGGTCCAGTTGGGCCAAAAGGTGACACAGGCGATACAGGGCCAAGAGGTCCAAGGGGACCGAAAGGTGACACAGGTGATACAGGACCAAGAGGTCCAAAAGGTGACACAGGCGATACAGGACCAATGGGACCAAAAGGCGATACAGGTGATACAGGGCCAAGAGGTCCAAGAGGTCCAAGAGGAGCAAAAGGTGACACAGGCGATACGGGACCAATAGGGCCAGTTGGACCAAAAGGTGACACAGGTGATACAGGGCCAAGAGGTCCAAGAGGACCAAGGGGACAAAAAGGTGATACAGGTGATACAGGACCACCAGGAGCAGGTTCATGTGTATGTTGTATAAAACCATGGGATATGTTTATTGATAACTTAATTCATTTAGGCATATGCACAGTTGATTTTTCAACGACAACACAAGCGCAACAATCCGATCAGAGTCCATTGGGTCCAGTTATTAATCACATTGCAGATATAGGTGATTTTATTGTACCTATATCACAACTTGTAGGTTTTAAGTTTACTGTAGACGCTACTGTTATATCGGACGACGATATTAACAACGGGTTGACACCTCCACCATGCCCACCTATCTCAGGTGAATGCAGCTGCAATGAAGCGCCACTTCGAGAAAAGTTAATGGAATTACAACCTTTAACAGGTGTTAATATCAATACATTAGGTAATGGAGCTTTTGCCAATATACAGAACCTTACCATTACTGGCGTTGGTTTAGGTATTGTGGTAGTAAAACCGCCTGCGGTATGCAACTTGCAAGATTACTATACCCTATCAATATGTCATATAGCAGATGTTGAAATACTCAATCTTCTAATGTAG
- a CDS encoding glycosyltransferase family 2 protein: MVCFSFIFLCYNHWQYTKEAVETLLASLEASIYYKGIELILIDNGSTDETPLGIEKLKTKYTSPYLRIKAVHVKENMGYPIGVNIGLSHCSGRYVAIMNNDLIFIKGWFSAIIQLLEHNPAIGVAVPHLSYGSGVQHVGVYLEDRDTIQAYGQRYMLKNHGKNTYLDRGIGACMVMKKTVIDKVGGNDIWYGIGHYDDDDWSLRIRIAGFKIVAVGGSFVYHQGSKTFQAYYPEQSHYVKMNQRKFYQKWGLKKDRIRDDMYVDRQWLIEKTRYQKADHYIPIKYIADKPSESYQRRGILWVADWTYKHSGWIQSLDHFHPMTNDKDKLYVWIPSRYYEDDVKQYVYDRILLHRRKKNMEHVIFLHQNMKSLTLLNFIKRFSYVIPIERDFINQYILYLFKNR; encoded by the coding sequence ATGGTTTGCTTTAGCTTTATCTTTTTATGCTATAACCATTGGCAATATACCAAGGAAGCTGTTGAAACCTTGTTGGCATCGTTGGAAGCATCTATCTATTATAAGGGGATCGAACTTATATTGATTGATAATGGTTCCACAGATGAAACCCCTCTGGGGATAGAAAAGCTAAAGACTAAATACACATCACCTTATCTAAGGATTAAGGCTGTCCATGTGAAAGAAAACATGGGTTATCCTATAGGCGTTAATATAGGGTTAAGTCATTGTAGTGGACGGTACGTAGCCATTATGAATAATGACCTTATTTTTATAAAAGGTTGGTTTAGTGCCATCATTCAGCTATTGGAACACAATCCGGCAATTGGTGTAGCTGTGCCACACCTATCCTATGGATCAGGGGTGCAGCATGTGGGGGTATATCTTGAAGACAGAGACACCATACAAGCATATGGTCAGCGCTATATGCTTAAAAACCATGGGAAGAATACGTATCTTGATCGAGGCATCGGCGCTTGTATGGTCATGAAAAAGACCGTTATAGATAAAGTAGGGGGTAACGATATCTGGTATGGTATTGGCCACTACGATGATGATGATTGGTCCCTTCGAATACGTATCGCTGGGTTTAAGATTGTTGCCGTAGGTGGTTCCTTTGTTTATCATCAAGGTAGTAAAACCTTCCAAGCATACTACCCAGAACAATCCCACTATGTCAAAATGAATCAAAGAAAATTCTATCAAAAATGGGGGCTAAAGAAAGACAGGATACGTGATGATATGTATGTGGATCGTCAATGGCTCATTGAAAAAACAAGGTATCAAAAAGCAGATCATTACATACCCATTAAGTACATAGCTGATAAACCATCTGAGTCTTATCAGCGAAGAGGCATTTTATGGGTAGCTGATTGGACATACAAGCATTCTGGCTGGATCCAGTCGTTAGACCATTTTCACCCTATGACAAATGACAAGGATAAATTATATGTCTGGATTCCTTCCAGGTATTATGAAGATGATGTTAAGCAGTATGTCTATGATAGAATTTTATTACATAGGCGTAAGAAAAACATGGAACATGTCATTTTTCTTCACCAAAACATGAAGTCATTAACGCTCTTAAACTTTATCAAGAGGTTTTCTTATGTGATACCCATAGAAAGAGATTTTATTAATCAGTACATACTGTACTTGTTTAAAAATAGGTAG
- a CDS encoding glycosyltransferase family protein, whose product MDQRRMAFITCVNQEVLYQKSLKFINRLEVPEDIQIECIPIKNAPSLTKGYNKGMQQTQAKYKVYLHQDVSILHKGFIKDIVTLFQMHEEIGMLGVIGARTLPSDGVWWKTYHGAGKVYDNHSGKMGMINFQDDKKSIEHVACVDGLLMATQYDLPWQEKLFDGWHFYDISQCFDFQKAGYKVAVPYQHMPWCVHDCGIVNLDGYDHYRKIFLKNFLKTQ is encoded by the coding sequence ATGGATCAGAGAAGAATGGCTTTTATTACTTGTGTGAATCAAGAGGTATTGTATCAAAAGTCTCTAAAGTTTATTAACCGGTTAGAAGTACCTGAAGATATTCAAATAGAATGCATACCCATTAAAAATGCTCCAAGCTTAACCAAGGGGTATAATAAAGGTATGCAACAAACCCAAGCAAAATACAAAGTATATCTTCATCAAGATGTGTCTATTTTACATAAAGGTTTCATTAAGGATATCGTAACATTATTTCAAATGCATGAAGAAATAGGTATGCTTGGGGTCATTGGAGCAAGGACACTGCCCTCCGATGGGGTCTGGTGGAAAACCTATCATGGTGCAGGGAAAGTATACGATAACCATTCAGGAAAAATGGGGATGATTAATTTTCAAGATGACAAAAAGTCCATTGAGCATGTCGCATGTGTTGATGGGCTGCTTATGGCGACACAATACGATCTTCCATGGCAAGAAAAACTATTTGACGGGTGGCATTTTTACGATATTTCTCAATGCTTCGATTTTCAAAAAGCGGGTTATAAAGTAGCGGTACCCTATCAGCATATGCCATGGTGTGTTCATGATTGTGGCATCGTTAATCTAGATGGTTATGACCATTATCGGAAGATTTTTCTTAAAAACTTTTTAAAAACCCAATAA
- a CDS encoding glycosyltransferase, with protein sequence MRLKIVGFCYHKIPSAVLAIIKPMEVLQKEQLVDFLYANSMEVTHEVIDTADVIICIRGAEPIDLQWVQRAKEKGKKVVYYLDDDVLNLNAYVYTYNKSYFQREDIKKNVKNIMRSCDILWTSNQRIINKYKAYFNRAYVMKAPALLLTPQKVEKEPIKPITIGFAGGIDHREFYERMLCQPIQQLLSHYSNQVKFEIFGFQTYLLYHLPITTYPYIEDYEDYMLKMKSFHWDIAVAPLPDTPFHACKHFNKYLEYGALNIPGIYSNVPPYNDVIEDGVNGLLVDNTEKDWLSGLRRLIDNKGECGEIGEKAYNHIKAQYHVSLVAKDMYRKLHLVFRQE encoded by the coding sequence ATGAGATTAAAAATTGTTGGTTTCTGTTATCATAAAATACCATCTGCGGTATTAGCCATTATTAAGCCCATGGAAGTATTACAGAAGGAGCAATTGGTTGATTTTTTGTATGCCAATAGCATGGAGGTTACCCATGAGGTTATCGACACAGCAGATGTGATTATTTGCATACGAGGAGCTGAGCCTATTGATTTACAGTGGGTACAAAGAGCAAAAGAAAAGGGAAAAAAAGTGGTATATTACCTAGATGATGATGTATTGAATCTCAATGCATATGTTTATACGTATAATAAATCTTACTTCCAACGTGAAGACATCAAAAAGAATGTCAAAAACATCATGAGAAGTTGTGATATTTTGTGGACATCCAATCAGCGGATTATCAATAAATATAAAGCCTACTTTAATAGGGCTTATGTAATGAAAGCCCCTGCTTTACTCTTAACACCACAAAAAGTAGAAAAAGAACCGATTAAACCCATCACCATAGGATTTGCAGGTGGAATAGACCACCGAGAGTTCTATGAAAGGATGCTTTGTCAACCCATACAACAATTGTTGTCACACTATTCTAATCAGGTAAAGTTTGAGATATTTGGCTTTCAGACCTATTTACTCTACCACCTGCCTATAACAACGTATCCTTATATTGAAGATTATGAAGATTATATGCTGAAAATGAAATCCTTCCATTGGGACATAGCTGTTGCACCATTGCCGGATACGCCTTTTCACGCATGTAAACACTTTAATAAATATTTGGAGTATGGGGCATTAAATATTCCAGGTATTTATTCTAATGTGCCACCTTATAATGATGTTATTGAAGATGGGGTTAATGGTTTACTGGTTGATAATACAGAAAAAGATTGGTTAAGTGGATTAAGACGATTGATTGACAATAAAGGGGAATGTGGAGAAATCGGAGAAAAAGCATACAATCATATAAAAGCACAATATCATGTCAGCTTAGTTGCCAAAGATATGTACCGCAAATTACATCTTGTATTTCGCCAGGAGTAG